The Benincasa hispida cultivar B227 chromosome 9, ASM972705v1, whole genome shotgun sequence genome has a segment encoding these proteins:
- the LOC120086342 gene encoding F-box protein 7 isoform X2 — protein MASDYALKVPAELESALRLKTVQYFITKRPWLDLYGVNVRPVAPFGSSSRQPFIDPALIHRSLPDELLFEVFARMTPYDLGRASCVCRKWRYTIRNPVFWRSACLKAWQLSSVVENYKFLQSMYDGSWRKMWLLRPRIRTDGLYVSRNTYIRAGIAEWKITNPVHLVCYFRYIRFFPSGRFLYKVEAAVLYPGARPTVLRIRMRLRGTSTGANNRMDLLTLVTSGMNNNEVGDPEDDILGIVERWRDDETHNPDVPAVSHKRGMTPFIFVPFDQVETSELNLPIDKMDYFVPG, from the exons ATGGCTTCAG ATTATGCGTTGAAGGTTCCTGCTGAACTTGAATCAGCTTTGCGGTTGAAGACTGTTCAGTATTTCATTACAAAAAGGCCGTGGCTTG ATCTCTATGGGGTTAATGTTAGACCTGTTGCGCCATTTGGAAGTTCGAGTCGGCAGCCATTTATTGATCCAGCATTAATACATCGCTCCTTGCCAGATGAGTTATTGTTTGAG GTCTTTGCCAGAATGACTCCTTATGACCTGGGACGGGCATCGTGTGTCTGCCGAAAATGGAGATATACTATTCGTAATCCTGTATTCTGGCGTAGTGCTTGTTTGAAGGCTTGGCAG CTATCTAGTGTGGTTGAAAACTACAAGTTTTTGCAGTCTATGTATGATGGATCCTGGAGAAAAATGTGGCTTTTGCGGCCAAGGATCCGCACTGATG GTCTTTATGTTAGCAGGAATACTTATATACGTGCTGGGATTGCAGAGTGGAAGATTACCAATCCAGTTCACCtg GTGTGCTATTTCCGTTACATCAGATTTTTTCCTTCTGGGCGCTTTCTCTACAAG GTTGAAGCAGCTGTTTTGTACCCAGGTGCACGTCCTACTGTGCTCAGAATCCGCATGAG GTTAAGAGGAACATCAACGGGGGCTAACAACCGAATGGATCTACTGACCCTTGTTACCAGCGGTATGAATAACAATGAGGTCGGTGATCCTGAAGATGATATCCTTGGCATTGTGGAAAGGTGGCGAGACGATGAAACACACAACCCGGACGTGCCTGCAGTTTCTCATAAGCGGGGCATGAcaccttttatttttgttccttTTGATCAG GTGGAAACATCAGAACTAAACTTGCCTATAGATAAGATGGACTATTTTGTACCCGGTTGA
- the LOC120084484 gene encoding transcription factor IIIB 60 kDa subunit-like, with translation MKTVDASLFSMFFKHKDKPSPSNEESEDLGDVLDIEVDSYLNNRKEAHYKKIIWEKINKDYLQDQTAKKLGRDVVGAAAMIKKSKKRPREKEAPINNPAQAGTEASREMLTKKRLSSKFNFDVLDKLFSDTPTPDSREKQGASSSKENSSSELEVDLEDNHTDTMFEENVDIEGEDPTETYGNEYYDFENEEEYGYGFDDYGAEEEY, from the exons ATGAAAACTGTCGATGCATCTTTGTTCAGCATGTTCTTCAAACATAAGGATAAACCTTCTCCATCCAATGAAGAATCAGAAGACCTTGGTGATGTTCTTGACATTGAG GTGGACTCTTACCTAAACAATAGGAAGGAGGCACATTATAAAAAGATTATTTGGGAGAAAATTAACAAAGACTATCTTCAG GACCAAACAGCTAAGAAACTAGGCCGTGATGTTGTTGGAGCTGCAGCTatgattaaaaaatcaaaaaag AGGCCAAGGGAAAAAGAAGCTCCAATAAACAACCCTGCTCAAGCCGGTACAGAAGCTTCGCGTGAAATGTTAACTAAGAAG AGGCTCAGTTCAAAATTTAACTTCGACGTGTTGGACAAACTCTTCTCTGATACA CCTACACCTGATTCAAGAGAAAAGCAGGGAGCCTCAAGTAGTAAAGAGAATAGTTCATCCGAGCTTGAAGTCGACCTCGAAGACAATCATACCGATACAATGTTTGAAGAGAATGTCGACATCGAAGGTGAAGATCCCACAGAAACTTATGGTAACGAGTATTATGATTTCGAAAATGAGGAAGAGTATGGCTATGGATTTGATGATTATGGTGCTGAGGAGGAATATTAG
- the LOC120086342 gene encoding F-box protein 7 isoform X1, which yields MASDYALKVPAELESALRLKTVQYFITKRPWLDLYGVNVRPVAPFGSSSRQPFIDPALIHRSLPDELLFEVFARMTPYDLGRASCVCRKWRYTIRNPVFWRSACLKAWQLSSVVENYKFLQSMYDGSWRKMWLLRPRIRTDGLYVSRNTYIRAGIAEWKITNPVHLVCYFRYIRFFPSGRFLYKNSSQKIKDVAKCMNFRASKADCIFGGHYTLSDDKVEAAVLYPGARPTVLRIRMRLRGTSTGANNRMDLLTLVTSGMNNNEVGDPEDDILGIVERWRDDETHNPDVPAVSHKRGMTPFIFVPFDQVETSELNLPIDKMDYFVPG from the exons ATGGCTTCAG ATTATGCGTTGAAGGTTCCTGCTGAACTTGAATCAGCTTTGCGGTTGAAGACTGTTCAGTATTTCATTACAAAAAGGCCGTGGCTTG ATCTCTATGGGGTTAATGTTAGACCTGTTGCGCCATTTGGAAGTTCGAGTCGGCAGCCATTTATTGATCCAGCATTAATACATCGCTCCTTGCCAGATGAGTTATTGTTTGAG GTCTTTGCCAGAATGACTCCTTATGACCTGGGACGGGCATCGTGTGTCTGCCGAAAATGGAGATATACTATTCGTAATCCTGTATTCTGGCGTAGTGCTTGTTTGAAGGCTTGGCAG CTATCTAGTGTGGTTGAAAACTACAAGTTTTTGCAGTCTATGTATGATGGATCCTGGAGAAAAATGTGGCTTTTGCGGCCAAGGATCCGCACTGATG GTCTTTATGTTAGCAGGAATACTTATATACGTGCTGGGATTGCAGAGTGGAAGATTACCAATCCAGTTCACCtg GTGTGCTATTTCCGTTACATCAGATTTTTTCCTTCTGGGCGCTTTCTCTACAAG AATTCTTCACAGAAGATTAAGGATGTGGCCAAGTGCATGAATTTTCGTGCATCAAAAGCCGACTGTATTTTTGGTGGACACTATACCTTGTCAGATGATAAG GTTGAAGCAGCTGTTTTGTACCCAGGTGCACGTCCTACTGTGCTCAGAATCCGCATGAG GTTAAGAGGAACATCAACGGGGGCTAACAACCGAATGGATCTACTGACCCTTGTTACCAGCGGTATGAATAACAATGAGGTCGGTGATCCTGAAGATGATATCCTTGGCATTGTGGAAAGGTGGCGAGACGATGAAACACACAACCCGGACGTGCCTGCAGTTTCTCATAAGCGGGGCATGAcaccttttatttttgttccttTTGATCAG GTGGAAACATCAGAACTAAACTTGCCTATAGATAAGATGGACTATTTTGTACCCGGTTGA